A genomic stretch from Frigoribacterium sp. PvP032 includes:
- a CDS encoding DeoR/GlpR family DNA-binding transcription regulator — MSTPLIPEQRRESIVTHLQRERVLSYRQLTELLGVSQMTVRRDVAALEDAGRVSATAGGAKLASRLIEEPSRAVKQEADVAEKEAIAREAAALVHDHMTVYLDAGTTVQAMRRHLDDVSDLTVVTNDLATVQAFLDHPTADLICIGGRVDRANQSTMGRLTGVALAELSLDLAFVSSSSWDLAHGVTTPVEAKIQAKRAALAVAERTVLVAASSKYGRFGRYRALRLDELDGVITDDALGDEAAAALRDAGVDLRLAPAARVR, encoded by the coding sequence GTGTCGACCCCCCTCATCCCCGAGCAGCGCCGCGAGTCGATCGTGACGCACCTGCAGCGCGAGCGGGTGCTGAGCTACCGGCAGCTGACCGAGCTGCTCGGCGTGAGCCAGATGACCGTGCGACGCGACGTCGCCGCCCTCGAGGACGCCGGCCGCGTCAGCGCCACCGCCGGCGGCGCCAAGCTCGCCTCCCGCCTGATCGAGGAGCCGAGCCGAGCCGTCAAGCAGGAGGCGGACGTCGCCGAGAAGGAGGCGATCGCCCGCGAGGCGGCCGCCCTCGTGCACGACCACATGACCGTCTACCTCGACGCGGGCACCACGGTGCAGGCGATGCGCCGGCACCTCGACGACGTCTCGGACCTCACCGTCGTGACGAACGACCTCGCGACCGTGCAGGCCTTCCTCGACCACCCGACCGCCGACCTGATCTGCATCGGCGGACGTGTCGACCGGGCCAACCAGTCGACGATGGGACGCCTCACCGGCGTCGCTCTCGCCGAGCTGTCGCTCGACCTCGCGTTCGTCTCGTCGAGCTCGTGGGACCTCGCCCACGGTGTCACCACCCCCGTCGAGGCGAAGATCCAGGCGAAGCGGGCGGCCCTCGCGGTCGCCGAGCGGACCGTGCTCGTCGCCGCCAGCTCGAAGTACGGGCGCTTCGGCCGGTACCGGGCGCTGCGGCTCGACGAGCTCGACGGCGTCATCACGGACGACGCGCTCGGCGACGAGGCCGCCGCCGCGCTGCGCGACGCCGGCGTCGACCTCCGGCTCGCCCCCGCCGCCCGCGTCCGCTGA
- a CDS encoding ZIP family metal transporter, with protein sequence MTSPLLLAGLAGLLSGLSLVVGSLVAWFVKVPRELVALVMAFGAGVLISALAFDLVDEATSSGGFVPTISGFVVGAVVYVALDQLLEHGGFRRKRHRRHPDGASPNSSTSTSTSRGGGSGGGKAAAASGGTGLGIALGALLDGVPETAVQGVSLTGGGTLSVAILVAVVISNFPEGMSSTADLKESGRGARYVFGLWSGIAVICALSAIGGYVLLGGVPEGAQSFVMAFAAGAILAMICDTMIPEAFRKAQTLTGLVTVLGFVASYAVHQVG encoded by the coding sequence GTGACCTCACCGCTCCTCCTCGCCGGCCTCGCCGGTCTGCTGTCCGGCCTGTCGCTCGTCGTCGGCTCGCTCGTCGCCTGGTTCGTGAAGGTGCCGCGTGAGCTCGTCGCCCTCGTGATGGCATTCGGCGCGGGCGTGCTCATCTCGGCGCTCGCGTTCGACCTCGTCGACGAGGCGACCAGCAGCGGCGGCTTCGTGCCGACGATCTCCGGCTTCGTCGTGGGAGCCGTCGTCTACGTCGCGCTCGACCAGCTGCTCGAGCACGGCGGGTTCCGCCGCAAGCGACACCGACGACACCCCGACGGCGCGAGCCCGAACAGCAGCACCAGCACCAGCACCAGCCGAGGAGGCGGCAGCGGCGGCGGGAAGGCCGCAGCGGCCAGCGGCGGCACCGGCCTCGGGATCGCGCTCGGCGCCCTGCTCGACGGCGTGCCCGAGACCGCCGTCCAGGGCGTCAGCCTGACGGGCGGCGGCACGCTCAGCGTGGCGATCCTCGTCGCGGTCGTCATCTCGAACTTCCCCGAGGGCATGTCGAGCACGGCCGACCTCAAGGAGTCCGGGCGCGGCGCCCGGTACGTGTTCGGGCTCTGGTCCGGGATCGCCGTCATCTGCGCCCTGTCCGCGATCGGCGGCTACGTGCTGCTCGGCGGCGTGCCGGAGGGCGCCCAGTCGTTCGTCATGGCGTTCGCGGCCGGTGCGATCCTGGCGATGATCTGCGACACGATGATCCCGGAGGCGTTCCGCAAGGCGCAGACGCTGACCGGGCTCGTGACCGTGCTGGGGTTCGTCGCGAGCTACGCGGTGCACCAGGTCGGCTGA
- the nhaA gene encoding Na+/H+ antiporter NhaA: MSPDAPDASSSSPSSTPVPARTPAPPAHAPGPLGRGARLARFVSRDTTGGLLLLGATVLALVLANTPAADWYGAVRDTTFGPAALHLDLSVGAWAADGLLAIFFFVVGLELKQEFVAGSLRDPRAAALPIAAAVGGVALPAVIYTLVNLDAGGDALQGWAIPAATDIAFAVAVIAVVGKRLPPALRTFLLTLAVVDDLLAITIIAVFYTSGILFLPLLAAVVPLAAFALLVRRGVRSWWLLIPLGVVAWALVHASGIHATIAGVVLGLLVPAIATRKAGVDHVGADGHVERHPLTHHFAERWSPVSSGVAVPLFAFFSAGVTVGGLTGLRDALTDSVALGIVLALVFGKSIGITLSSLLVTRLPGIRLDPSLRWPDVVGLSFVAGIGFTVSLLVGELAFGSGSERDDVVKVGVLVGSLVSALIGAAILTVRVRQRSRDT; this comes from the coding sequence GTGTCCCCTGACGCCCCCGACGCCTCCTCGTCCTCGCCTTCTTCCACGCCCGTGCCCGCCCGCACGCCCGCGCCGCCCGCGCACGCTCCCGGCCCTCTCGGCCGCGGCGCCCGCCTCGCCCGCTTCGTCAGCCGCGACACGACCGGCGGCCTGCTGCTGCTCGGCGCGACCGTGCTCGCGCTCGTGCTCGCGAACACCCCGGCCGCCGACTGGTACGGCGCCGTCCGCGACACGACGTTCGGGCCCGCGGCCCTGCACCTCGACCTCAGCGTCGGAGCCTGGGCCGCCGACGGACTGCTCGCGATCTTCTTCTTCGTGGTCGGGCTCGAGCTCAAGCAGGAGTTCGTGGCGGGCTCGCTCCGCGACCCGCGAGCCGCCGCGCTCCCCATCGCGGCTGCGGTCGGCGGAGTCGCCTTGCCCGCCGTCATCTACACGCTCGTCAACCTCGACGCCGGCGGCGACGCACTGCAGGGCTGGGCGATCCCCGCCGCGACGGACATCGCCTTCGCCGTGGCGGTCATCGCGGTCGTGGGCAAGCGGCTGCCGCCGGCGCTCCGCACGTTCCTGCTGACGCTCGCCGTCGTCGACGACCTGCTCGCCATCACGATCATCGCGGTCTTCTACACCTCCGGCATCCTGTTCCTGCCGCTGCTCGCGGCGGTCGTGCCCCTGGCGGCGTTCGCCCTCCTCGTGCGCCGAGGGGTCCGGTCGTGGTGGCTGCTGATCCCGCTCGGCGTCGTCGCCTGGGCGCTGGTGCACGCCTCGGGGATCCACGCGACCATCGCGGGGGTCGTGCTCGGCCTGCTCGTCCCGGCGATCGCGACGCGGAAGGCCGGTGTCGACCACGTCGGCGCCGACGGCCACGTCGAGCGGCATCCGCTCACGCACCACTTCGCCGAGCGCTGGAGCCCCGTCTCGTCCGGCGTCGCCGTCCCCCTCTTCGCCTTCTTCTCCGCGGGTGTCACCGTCGGCGGTCTCACCGGCCTCCGCGACGCGCTGACCGACAGCGTCGCGCTGGGCATCGTCCTGGCCCTCGTGTTCGGCAAGTCGATCGGCATCACCCTGTCGTCGTTGCTCGTGACGCGCCTCCCCGGCATCCGGCTCGACCCGAGCCTGCGCTGGCCCGACGTCGTCGGCCTCTCGTTCGTCGCGGGCATCGGCTTCACGGTGTCGCTGCTCGTCGGCGAGCTCGCGTTCGGCAGCGGCAGCGAGCGCGACGACGTCGTCAAGGTCGGCGTGCTCGTCGGCTCGCTGGTGTCGGCCCTGATCGGCGCCGCGATCCTCACGGTGCGGGTCCGCCAGCGGTCGCGCGACACCTGA
- a CDS encoding multidrug effflux MFS transporter, protein MDDDDTTPASSWTRRRSSVTLLALVVGISPFATDMYVPALPAIARDLDTTTAVAQLSLTAFLVSFALGQFVIGPLSDGIGRRRVLLIGTAIFTLASLGCALAPDATTLIVARVLQGLGGAAGSIAGRAMVGDSTTGTRRSRLFASLAVVNSLGPVVAPLVGGVVLTFAAWRSLFVVLAVFGLLLTVLSAVRFPETLPAASRSGASLGAAGRRMAELLRIPRFRWYLVTGCAATIGFFSYISTSSFVFQEQYGFTELGYTLVFASNASCMILSTLLFRRLVGRFAEDSLYTAGLVTCTVGSALVLTGAATGLGPALIWPALALVTAGWGFVIPGSITLTQALGHRWPGSAAALQGGLQFGLGGLATPLAGALGGTALVMGGLMVVFVGAGLAVQLAVRSRP, encoded by the coding sequence GTGGACGACGACGACACGACCCCCGCCTCCTCGTGGACCCGTCGGCGGTCGTCCGTCACCCTGCTCGCCCTCGTCGTCGGGATCTCGCCGTTCGCGACGGACATGTACGTCCCGGCCCTGCCGGCCATAGCGCGTGACCTCGACACCACGACGGCCGTCGCGCAGCTCAGCCTGACGGCGTTCCTGGTCAGCTTCGCGCTCGGCCAGTTCGTGATCGGCCCGCTGAGCGACGGGATCGGCCGTCGCCGAGTGCTGCTGATCGGCACCGCGATCTTCACCCTCGCCTCCCTCGGCTGCGCCCTCGCGCCCGACGCGACGACCCTGATCGTCGCGCGGGTGCTGCAGGGCCTCGGCGGCGCGGCGGGCAGCATCGCGGGGCGGGCGATGGTCGGCGACTCCACGACGGGCACGCGACGCAGCCGCCTCTTCGCCTCCCTGGCGGTCGTGAACTCGCTCGGACCGGTCGTCGCGCCCCTGGTCGGCGGCGTCGTGCTGACGTTCGCCGCCTGGCGCTCGCTCTTCGTCGTGCTCGCCGTGTTCGGCCTGCTGCTGACGGTGCTCTCGGCCGTGAGGTTCCCCGAGACGCTGCCCGCCGCCTCCCGGTCGGGGGCTTCTCTCGGCGCGGCAGGTCGCCGGATGGCCGAGCTGCTGCGGATCCCGCGCTTCCGCTGGTACCTCGTCACGGGCTGTGCCGCGACGATCGGCTTCTTCTCGTACATCTCGACGTCGTCGTTCGTGTTCCAGGAGCAGTACGGGTTCACCGAGCTCGGCTACACGCTGGTCTTCGCCTCGAACGCGTCGTGCATGATCCTGTCGACGCTGCTGTTCCGTCGACTGGTGGGTCGCTTCGCCGAGGACTCCCTCTACACGGCGGGCCTCGTCACCTGCACGGTCGGGTCGGCGCTCGTGCTGACCGGGGCGGCGACCGGCCTCGGCCCGGCACTGATCTGGCCCGCGCTCGCGCTGGTCACGGCGGGCTGGGGCTTCGTGATCCCCGGGTCGATCACGCTGACGCAGGCGCTCGGGCACCGCTGGCCCGGCTCGGCGGCGGCGCTGCAGGGCGGGCTCCAGTTCGGGCTCGGCGGCCTGGCGACGCCGCTCGCGGGCGCCCTCGGCGGGACTGCCCTCGTGATGGGCGGGCTGATGGTGGTGTTCGTCGGCGCCGGCCTCGCCGTTCAGCTCGCGGTGCGGTCGCGCCCGTAG
- a CDS encoding GDSL-type esterase/lipase family protein, translating to MHTLRARTAATLLTLARPYLALHLGVLGLKIRSAPFPRDEATATLPGPSAARLLVVGDLAASGYGVLLHGMAFPAQLAGIWSSRTGRGCSWQVVADPLLTVRRAAHHSRLGTSAAGADAVVVALGIPDVLRITPSADIVASVARLVARVRSAAGRDVPVLLAGLPPMTQFQGLSPAASHLIGSQLRRVDDALRRVAAEHVGVDFVSFPSWDTDGTTLRRAFSFRAMHRGWALAVAARLAVALPGSGPEPAPEPTDGVVEQAEQVAEEASAAPGAPDGPLTLAA from the coding sequence ATGCACACCCTCCGAGCCCGCACAGCAGCGACCCTGCTCACGCTCGCACGCCCCTACCTCGCCCTCCACCTCGGGGTGCTCGGCCTCAAGATCCGCAGCGCGCCGTTCCCCCGCGACGAGGCCACGGCGACCCTCCCCGGCCCGAGTGCCGCCCGCCTCCTCGTCGTCGGCGACCTCGCCGCCTCGGGGTACGGGGTGCTGCTGCACGGCATGGCGTTCCCGGCCCAGCTCGCCGGCATCTGGTCGAGCCGCACCGGCCGCGGCTGCAGCTGGCAGGTCGTCGCCGACCCGCTGCTGACCGTGCGCCGGGCGGCCCACCACTCCCGTCTCGGCACCTCCGCCGCGGGGGCGGACGCGGTCGTCGTCGCCCTCGGGATCCCCGACGTGCTGCGGATCACCCCGAGCGCGGACATCGTCGCGTCCGTCGCTCGCCTCGTCGCACGCGTCCGCTCCGCGGCGGGGCGCGACGTGCCCGTGCTGCTCGCCGGGCTGCCCCCGATGACGCAGTTCCAGGGGCTGTCGCCTGCGGCGTCGCACCTGATCGGGTCGCAGCTGCGCCGCGTCGACGACGCCCTGCGCCGGGTCGCCGCCGAGCACGTCGGCGTCGACTTCGTGTCGTTCCCCTCGTGGGACACCGACGGCACGACCCTCCGCCGCGCCTTCTCGTTCCGCGCGATGCACCGTGGCTGGGCGCTCGCCGTCGCCGCCCGCCTCGCTGTCGCTCTGCCCGGCTCGGGGCCGGAGCCCGCACCGGAGCCGACCGACGGTGTCGTCGAGCAGGCCGAGCAGGTCGCCGAGGAGGCGTCGGCCGCGCCCGGCGCACCCGACGGTCCCCTGACGCTGGCCGCGTAG